A single Anopheles funestus chromosome 2RL, idAnoFuneDA-416_04, whole genome shotgun sequence DNA region contains:
- the LOC125763366 gene encoding uncharacterized protein LOC125763366 isoform X2, protein MYKKCVHRTNHKIPKLIFATTQQHNTEAVEKYDVMTNDDSCYTSDACNAAMGDTGSDGVEVRRQRILQKNERVEPKDDSALRRLDNGQVRRKQRPSSSVLDGVIGPKTHLKLVSQELEWERKFRDDQLSRILKALIAFETRLKNEQSRIKQQLYEKDDVINRQNCTINRMKRKLAADEPNGGSDGEEVNTEATIDEVGQYCPKCRKNYYRLECRTSGTQTFEYCRDDGAESVNTENLSLNSVEYASSSEEQESSLYVRANSFKDARRSRKYTSKRSYQGYQRGPSRASSFKSNASGPVTGTLAKLVERNGRTGVRRLSGPREEESGHEAYVNIEPNANVPKIVIYENYESDKENKRMDQNRQQECNNYDNVEPYSNRIDTLHGIQGRNGGRFVGDGQQHKPQESKQEQHRTDGHNDYRSVGVNRGDGSEQMELDDGTIFYEANASAGSVSNQQKYTEGMEMKQTIETNDDWYASASDMEDSDTALGKPYSNAAVNPVLECVNQILLQQSMDGFGDSNKDTIGEGTGEEELYIKAQQPAPPPAKEPTAVRSKRVHFSTQNSMVQVPRISLHPTTSLSSQGSGSVNRKDEKVSPTYEIQSIYSNEYEPIGSEQNSYSNYYVDMESKLGSEDREREQALAEKRKTPPALPPKPANLLKLQQLSKGNTQQQRPLVSATPAKGRSSSAQSDIAESEPDYCSISEIQDSVKCVQIVAEIHKDACEDDYSLVDEEEKEKQQQQQQQEGVTRTESDDTSSKKSCNELEESFADVPKLPNVAEIVPPKKEPLNKFIAQDNYITKSSGSSSSKASHSSGAGIATGVNTPSKKDGEFREQLSEIIAEINKQSPAIRNASKKQIPVKDLSPAFRGVSQIPSVAFQSKLKPVDKLSFLSKTSPSGMSGSIPSLVHTTPKLSSSIARPSIKPSMLKSSLSTKALSSTNLTLGSGVNQFASPVKTVSYIPNLKTPNVNSPLAGGVTSGNSATGTTGCSPLKSSCSSVKKVANAINLANGSGTASQTSVASVPVIIAEDSKLPIQAEFDWYNLDAEYGKSNQPDVIVEADPSSNGEAEGTGDEEDTASCAESPSKKKGPKVECSNGVGTVEDRSLSTATTTENASSECEEELENVEYNLDEEYKSLGPIVPPPDIIQKSVHPPITPPKNGKIPYNSLSFKELMQLNETPKSGQETKPKPAKTAAGTENVPSGRNYEHFLDDSGLCSKPIILPRKKRVYYSGPFV, encoded by the exons atgtataaaaaatgtgTGCACCGTACGAACCATAAAATTCCAAAATTAATCTTTGCTACTACTCAGCAGCATAAC ACGGAAGCGGTGGAAAAGTATGATGTGATGACGAACGATGATAGCTGTTACACGTCAGACGCCTGCAACGCTGCAATGGGCGACACCGGTTCCGATGGCGTTGAAGTCAGACGACAGCGAATTTTGCAGAAGAATGAACGAGTCGAACCGAAGGACGACAGTGCGCTGCGACGGCTTGACAATGGGCAGGTACGGCGCAAGCAGCGTCCCAGCAGCAGCGTGCTGGATGGAGTAATCGGTCCGAAAACTCACCTGAAGCTAGTCAGCCAGGAGCTGGAATGGGAGCGGAAGTTCCGTGACGATCAGCTGTCCCGCATACTGAAGGCACTGATTGCCTTCGAAACGCGGCTAAAGAACGAGCAGAGTCGCATTAAGCAGCAGCTGTACGAGAAGGATGACGTTATCAATCGGCAGAACTGTACGATTAATCGCATGAAGCGGAAGCTGGCAGCCGACGAACCGAACGGTGGCAGTGATGGTGAGGAGGTGAACACTGAAGCGACCATCGACGAAGTGGGCCAGTATTGTCCGAAGTGCCGCAAAAACTATTACCGGCTGGAGTGTCGAACCAGCGGCACGCAAACATTCGAGTACTGCCGTGACGATGGGGCGGAGAGTGTCAATACAG AAAACTTATCCCTGAACAGCGTGGAGTATGCTTCATCGAGCGAAGAGCAGGAATCGTCGCTGTACGTGAGGGCCAACTCGTTCAAGGATGCCCGGCGCAGTCGGAAGTACACGAGCAAGCGGTCCTACCAGGGCTACCAGCGAGGACCGTCACGAGCGAGCAGCTTTAAGAGTAACGCATCGGGACCGGTTACCGGGACGCTGGCAAAGCTTGTCGAACGAAACGGGCGTACCGGTGTACGGAGGTTAAGTGGACCACGGGAGGAGGAGAGTGGCCACGAAGCGTACGTTAACATAGAACCAAATGCGAATGTGCCTAAAATAGTGATCTACGAAAACTACGAAAGCGACAAGGAGAATAAACGTATGGATCAGAACCGGCAGCAGGAGTGCAACAACTACGACAACGTGGAACCGTACTCCAACCGTATCGACACGCTGCACGGTATCCAGGGACGGAACGGTGGACGGTTTGTAGGCGATGGGCAACAGCACAAGCCGCAAGAGTCGAAACAGGAGCAACACCGTACGGATGGACACAACGATTATCGTTCGGTCGGGGTTAACCGGGGCGATGGTAGCGAACAGATGGAGCTGGACGATGGGACCATCTTTTACGAGGCGAATGCGAGTGCCGGAAGTGTCAGCAATCAGCAAAAGTACACCGAAGGGATGGAGATGAAGCAGACGATTGAAACGAACGATGACTGGTATGCGAGTGCCAGCGATATGGAGGATTCGGATACGGCCCTTGGCAAACCGTACAGCAATGCCGCTGTCAATCCGGTGCTGGAATGTGTCAATCAG ATACTTCTTCAACAATCGATGGATGGTTTTGGAGACAGCAACAAGGACACTATCGGCGAGGGCACGGGCGAGGAGGAGCTCTACATAAAGGCACAGCAACCTGCACCCCCACCGGCAAAGGAACCGACGGCCGTCCGGTCGAAACGAGTTCACTTTTCCACGCAAAACAGCATGGTACAGGTGCCGAGGATATCGCTCCATCCGACGACTTCACTGTCTAGCCAGGGCAGTGGTTCGGTCAACCGGAAGGATGAGAAAGTTTCACCGACGTACGAGATCCAGAGTATCTACAGTAACGAATACGAACCGATCGGATCGGAGCAGAACTCGTACTCGAACTATTACGTCGACATGGAGTCGAAGCTTGGTTCGGAGGATCGGGAACGTGAGCAAGCGTTGGCGGAAAAGCGCAAGACACCGCCAGCGTTGCCTCCGAAGCCGGCCAATCTATTGAAATTGCAACAGCTGTCCAAGGGTAATACGCAGCAACAGCGACCGTTAGTGTCAGCGACACCGGCAAAGGGACGAAGTTCCTCCGCCCAGAGCGACATTGCCGAATCGGAACCCGACTATTGTTCCATCAGCGAGATCCAGGATTCGGTGAAATGTGTTCAGATTGTGGCAGAAATTCACAAGGATGCGTGCGAGGACGATTACTCGCTAGTAGATGAGGAAGAGAAGgagaaacagcagcagcaacagcaacaggaaGGTGTGACCCGGACGGAATCGGACGACACGAGCAGCAAAAAGAGTTGCAACGAGCTGGAAGAATCCTTTGCGGACGTACCGAAACTCCCGAACGTGGCAGAAATAGTGCCACCGAAGAAGGAACCTCTGAACAAATTCATTGCCCAGGATAACTACATTACGAAATCGTCCGGCAGCAGTTCCTCCAAGGCGAGTCATTCGAGTGGGGCAGGTATTGCAACGGGTGTAAACACGCCGAGCAAAAAGGATGGAGAGTTCCGTGAACAGTTGTCGGAGATCATTGCCGAAATCAACAAACAGTCTCCCGCTATTCGGAATGCATCGAAAAAGCAAATTCCGGTCAAGGATCTAAGCCCGGCTTTTCGCGGGGTTAGTCAAATACCGAGCGTTGCGTTCCAGTCAAAGTTGAAACCAGTGGATAAGTTAAGCTTCCTTTCGAAAACTTCACCGAGCGGTATGTCTGGATCGATTCCTAGCCTCGTTCACACGACACCGAAGCTATCCAGCTCGATCGCTCGACCGTCCATTAAGCCGTCCATGTTGAAGTCATCGCTCTCGACGAAGGCCCTCTCGAGCACAAATCTTACGCTTGGTAGCGGCGTGAATCAGTTCGCCAGCCCAGTGAAGACGGTCTCATACATTCCCAACCTGAAGACGCCCAATGTCAACAGTCCACTGGCAGGCGGAGTTACATCTGGTAATAGTGCTACCGGCACTACTGGATGTTCACCACTTAAATCGTCCTGTTCATCGGTAAAAAAGGTAGCGAACGCTATAAACTTAGCAAACGGATCCGGCACAGCTTCACAGACATCCGTAGCTTCGGTTCCAGTTATTATTGCGGAAGATAGCAAACTCCCCATACAGGCGGAATTCGATTGGTACAATTTAGATGCCGAATATGGGAAATCCAACCAACCGGATGTTATTGTGGAAGCTGATCCAAGTTCCAACGGAGAAGCTGAAGGAACGGGAGATGAAGAGGATACTGCGTCGTGTGCCGAAAGTCCTTCCAAGAAAAAGGGCCCTAAGGTGGAATGTTCCAACGGTGTTGGGACAGTAGAGGATCGATCCTTATCCACCGCGACGACCACCGAAAACGCTAGCAGTGAGTGTGAGGAAGAGCTGGAAAACGTAGAGTACAATTTGGACGAGGAGTACAAGAGCCTGGGACCAATCGTGCCACCACCGGACATTATACAGAAAAGTGTTCACCCACCGATAACGCCTCCGAAGAATGGGAAAATCCCTTACAACAGCTTGTCCTTCAAGGAGTTGATGCAGCTTAACGAAACACCCAAATCGGGGCAGGAAACAAAGCCAAAGCCGGCCAAAACAGCCGCCGGCACGGAGAACGTACCGAGTGGAAGAAATTACGAACACTTCCTGGACGATTCCGGTCTCTGCTCGAAGCCCATCATACTGCCGAGGAAGAAGCGTGTGTACTATTCGGGTCCGTTCGTGTGA
- the LOC125763366 gene encoding uncharacterized protein LOC125763366 isoform X1, translated as MREPIATAPALTAGTAATMFGITNAQIVQSFNGLPPLQGDCPPAGGQPCIVRTVSRASSIGGAGTLRSLKSIGGSGASSPVTSVKRNSSSSSFSSSSERRSVFYTDPEQSSTTEAVEKYDVMTNDDSCYTSDACNAAMGDTGSDGVEVRRQRILQKNERVEPKDDSALRRLDNGQVRRKQRPSSSVLDGVIGPKTHLKLVSQELEWERKFRDDQLSRILKALIAFETRLKNEQSRIKQQLYEKDDVINRQNCTINRMKRKLAADEPNGGSDGEEVNTEATIDEVGQYCPKCRKNYYRLECRTSGTQTFEYCRDDGAESVNTENLSLNSVEYASSSEEQESSLYVRANSFKDARRSRKYTSKRSYQGYQRGPSRASSFKSNASGPVTGTLAKLVERNGRTGVRRLSGPREEESGHEAYVNIEPNANVPKIVIYENYESDKENKRMDQNRQQECNNYDNVEPYSNRIDTLHGIQGRNGGRFVGDGQQHKPQESKQEQHRTDGHNDYRSVGVNRGDGSEQMELDDGTIFYEANASAGSVSNQQKYTEGMEMKQTIETNDDWYASASDMEDSDTALGKPYSNAAVNPVLECVNQILLQQSMDGFGDSNKDTIGEGTGEEELYIKAQQPAPPPAKEPTAVRSKRVHFSTQNSMVQVPRISLHPTTSLSSQGSGSVNRKDEKVSPTYEIQSIYSNEYEPIGSEQNSYSNYYVDMESKLGSEDREREQALAEKRKTPPALPPKPANLLKLQQLSKGNTQQQRPLVSATPAKGRSSSAQSDIAESEPDYCSISEIQDSVKCVQIVAEIHKDACEDDYSLVDEEEKEKQQQQQQQEGVTRTESDDTSSKKSCNELEESFADVPKLPNVAEIVPPKKEPLNKFIAQDNYITKSSGSSSSKASHSSGAGIATGVNTPSKKDGEFREQLSEIIAEINKQSPAIRNASKKQIPVKDLSPAFRGVSQIPSVAFQSKLKPVDKLSFLSKTSPSGMSGSIPSLVHTTPKLSSSIARPSIKPSMLKSSLSTKALSSTNLTLGSGVNQFASPVKTVSYIPNLKTPNVNSPLAGGVTSGNSATGTTGCSPLKSSCSSVKKVANAINLANGSGTASQTSVASVPVIIAEDSKLPIQAEFDWYNLDAEYGKSNQPDVIVEADPSSNGEAEGTGDEEDTASCAESPSKKKGPKVECSNGVGTVEDRSLSTATTTENASSECEEELENVEYNLDEEYKSLGPIVPPPDIIQKSVHPPITPPKNGKIPYNSLSFKELMQLNETPKSGQETKPKPAKTAAGTENVPSGRNYEHFLDDSGLCSKPIILPRKKRVYYSGPFV; from the exons ACGGAAGCGGTGGAAAAGTATGATGTGATGACGAACGATGATAGCTGTTACACGTCAGACGCCTGCAACGCTGCAATGGGCGACACCGGTTCCGATGGCGTTGAAGTCAGACGACAGCGAATTTTGCAGAAGAATGAACGAGTCGAACCGAAGGACGACAGTGCGCTGCGACGGCTTGACAATGGGCAGGTACGGCGCAAGCAGCGTCCCAGCAGCAGCGTGCTGGATGGAGTAATCGGTCCGAAAACTCACCTGAAGCTAGTCAGCCAGGAGCTGGAATGGGAGCGGAAGTTCCGTGACGATCAGCTGTCCCGCATACTGAAGGCACTGATTGCCTTCGAAACGCGGCTAAAGAACGAGCAGAGTCGCATTAAGCAGCAGCTGTACGAGAAGGATGACGTTATCAATCGGCAGAACTGTACGATTAATCGCATGAAGCGGAAGCTGGCAGCCGACGAACCGAACGGTGGCAGTGATGGTGAGGAGGTGAACACTGAAGCGACCATCGACGAAGTGGGCCAGTATTGTCCGAAGTGCCGCAAAAACTATTACCGGCTGGAGTGTCGAACCAGCGGCACGCAAACATTCGAGTACTGCCGTGACGATGGGGCGGAGAGTGTCAATACAG AAAACTTATCCCTGAACAGCGTGGAGTATGCTTCATCGAGCGAAGAGCAGGAATCGTCGCTGTACGTGAGGGCCAACTCGTTCAAGGATGCCCGGCGCAGTCGGAAGTACACGAGCAAGCGGTCCTACCAGGGCTACCAGCGAGGACCGTCACGAGCGAGCAGCTTTAAGAGTAACGCATCGGGACCGGTTACCGGGACGCTGGCAAAGCTTGTCGAACGAAACGGGCGTACCGGTGTACGGAGGTTAAGTGGACCACGGGAGGAGGAGAGTGGCCACGAAGCGTACGTTAACATAGAACCAAATGCGAATGTGCCTAAAATAGTGATCTACGAAAACTACGAAAGCGACAAGGAGAATAAACGTATGGATCAGAACCGGCAGCAGGAGTGCAACAACTACGACAACGTGGAACCGTACTCCAACCGTATCGACACGCTGCACGGTATCCAGGGACGGAACGGTGGACGGTTTGTAGGCGATGGGCAACAGCACAAGCCGCAAGAGTCGAAACAGGAGCAACACCGTACGGATGGACACAACGATTATCGTTCGGTCGGGGTTAACCGGGGCGATGGTAGCGAACAGATGGAGCTGGACGATGGGACCATCTTTTACGAGGCGAATGCGAGTGCCGGAAGTGTCAGCAATCAGCAAAAGTACACCGAAGGGATGGAGATGAAGCAGACGATTGAAACGAACGATGACTGGTATGCGAGTGCCAGCGATATGGAGGATTCGGATACGGCCCTTGGCAAACCGTACAGCAATGCCGCTGTCAATCCGGTGCTGGAATGTGTCAATCAG ATACTTCTTCAACAATCGATGGATGGTTTTGGAGACAGCAACAAGGACACTATCGGCGAGGGCACGGGCGAGGAGGAGCTCTACATAAAGGCACAGCAACCTGCACCCCCACCGGCAAAGGAACCGACGGCCGTCCGGTCGAAACGAGTTCACTTTTCCACGCAAAACAGCATGGTACAGGTGCCGAGGATATCGCTCCATCCGACGACTTCACTGTCTAGCCAGGGCAGTGGTTCGGTCAACCGGAAGGATGAGAAAGTTTCACCGACGTACGAGATCCAGAGTATCTACAGTAACGAATACGAACCGATCGGATCGGAGCAGAACTCGTACTCGAACTATTACGTCGACATGGAGTCGAAGCTTGGTTCGGAGGATCGGGAACGTGAGCAAGCGTTGGCGGAAAAGCGCAAGACACCGCCAGCGTTGCCTCCGAAGCCGGCCAATCTATTGAAATTGCAACAGCTGTCCAAGGGTAATACGCAGCAACAGCGACCGTTAGTGTCAGCGACACCGGCAAAGGGACGAAGTTCCTCCGCCCAGAGCGACATTGCCGAATCGGAACCCGACTATTGTTCCATCAGCGAGATCCAGGATTCGGTGAAATGTGTTCAGATTGTGGCAGAAATTCACAAGGATGCGTGCGAGGACGATTACTCGCTAGTAGATGAGGAAGAGAAGgagaaacagcagcagcaacagcaacaggaaGGTGTGACCCGGACGGAATCGGACGACACGAGCAGCAAAAAGAGTTGCAACGAGCTGGAAGAATCCTTTGCGGACGTACCGAAACTCCCGAACGTGGCAGAAATAGTGCCACCGAAGAAGGAACCTCTGAACAAATTCATTGCCCAGGATAACTACATTACGAAATCGTCCGGCAGCAGTTCCTCCAAGGCGAGTCATTCGAGTGGGGCAGGTATTGCAACGGGTGTAAACACGCCGAGCAAAAAGGATGGAGAGTTCCGTGAACAGTTGTCGGAGATCATTGCCGAAATCAACAAACAGTCTCCCGCTATTCGGAATGCATCGAAAAAGCAAATTCCGGTCAAGGATCTAAGCCCGGCTTTTCGCGGGGTTAGTCAAATACCGAGCGTTGCGTTCCAGTCAAAGTTGAAACCAGTGGATAAGTTAAGCTTCCTTTCGAAAACTTCACCGAGCGGTATGTCTGGATCGATTCCTAGCCTCGTTCACACGACACCGAAGCTATCCAGCTCGATCGCTCGACCGTCCATTAAGCCGTCCATGTTGAAGTCATCGCTCTCGACGAAGGCCCTCTCGAGCACAAATCTTACGCTTGGTAGCGGCGTGAATCAGTTCGCCAGCCCAGTGAAGACGGTCTCATACATTCCCAACCTGAAGACGCCCAATGTCAACAGTCCACTGGCAGGCGGAGTTACATCTGGTAATAGTGCTACCGGCACTACTGGATGTTCACCACTTAAATCGTCCTGTTCATCGGTAAAAAAGGTAGCGAACGCTATAAACTTAGCAAACGGATCCGGCACAGCTTCACAGACATCCGTAGCTTCGGTTCCAGTTATTATTGCGGAAGATAGCAAACTCCCCATACAGGCGGAATTCGATTGGTACAATTTAGATGCCGAATATGGGAAATCCAACCAACCGGATGTTATTGTGGAAGCTGATCCAAGTTCCAACGGAGAAGCTGAAGGAACGGGAGATGAAGAGGATACTGCGTCGTGTGCCGAAAGTCCTTCCAAGAAAAAGGGCCCTAAGGTGGAATGTTCCAACGGTGTTGGGACAGTAGAGGATCGATCCTTATCCACCGCGACGACCACCGAAAACGCTAGCAGTGAGTGTGAGGAAGAGCTGGAAAACGTAGAGTACAATTTGGACGAGGAGTACAAGAGCCTGGGACCAATCGTGCCACCACCGGACATTATACAGAAAAGTGTTCACCCACCGATAACGCCTCCGAAGAATGGGAAAATCCCTTACAACAGCTTGTCCTTCAAGGAGTTGATGCAGCTTAACGAAACACCCAAATCGGGGCAGGAAACAAAGCCAAAGCCGGCCAAAACAGCCGCCGGCACGGAGAACGTACCGAGTGGAAGAAATTACGAACACTTCCTGGACGATTCCGGTCTCTGCTCGAAGCCCATCATACTGCCGAGGAAGAAGCGTGTGTACTATTCGGGTCCGTTCGTGTGA